From one Triticum aestivum cultivar Chinese Spring chromosome 4B, IWGSC CS RefSeq v2.1, whole genome shotgun sequence genomic stretch:
- the LOC123094690 gene encoding pentatricopeptide repeat-containing protein At2g13600, with product MPPPLSLLHARKLHATLLKSGHHGDAYRCNLLLRAYTRGGALADARHLLDLMPSPTLVSYNTVLSGYASSSTPGLLDAALHLLDGMPERDSWSWNTAISGLARAGRARDALRRFLQMTRTPVAPDAFTYSIVSPCCGVDLGSAGQVHARALKAGVFADACVGTSFIKLYAELGLMEDARKVFDCMPLRDLVSWNVLLDCGVRSGEAGSCMKEFLSMTGCGVRPDEFTFATVLNGLAERSAGLEAMQVHSVILKSGYLRDLFLCNCLLDVYGRCGYVDLAKKLFDAMLEKDVVSWTAVISGLAACGYQADAFDIFCQMLKAAMLPNSFTFGSIVSSCAYVNDLGSGRQCHALAVKHGLELVPIVASCFIDMYSKCAKMDDAIRMFEIMPQRDIVSWNAMICGLAQNGQSARSLELYDEMMRLHCESVTPNSVTFVGVLSACSHAGDVQKGCSYFTQMVNDFHIEPISEHYTCLIDLFARAGWLDEAEETISNLPFKHDAVILGTMLNGCRKYGNLDMAKRFAKRLLVNNPDNASAIFLLSNMYIANEEWSNASELRDAAISSGTHKVMGNSWIDVGGHVQCFRAGSSPDA from the coding sequence ATGCCGCCGCCACTTTCACTGCTCCACGCGCGCAAGCTCCACGCGACGCTCCTCAAGTCCGGTCACCATGGCGACGCCTACCGCTGCAACCTCCTCCTCCGCGCCTACACCCGCGGCGGCGCACTGGCCGACGCCCGCCACCTACTGGACCTCATGCCGTCCCCGACCCTCGTCTCCTACAACACCGTCCTCTCCGGCTacgcctcctcctcgacccccgGCCTCCTTGACGCCGCCCTGCACCTGCTAGACGGGATGCCCGAAAGGGACTCCTGGTCCTGGAACACCGCCATATCTGGCCTTGCACGCGCCGGCCGGGCTCGCGACGCGCTGCGAAGGTTCCTGCAGATGACGCGCACCCCCGTGGCGCCGGACGCTTTCACGTACTCCATCGTCTCGCCGTGCTGTGGCGTTGACCTAGGATCCGCGGGTCAGGTCCACGCGCGGGCTCTCAAGGCCGGGGTGTTCGCGGACGCCTGCGTCGGCACTAGTTTCATCAAGCTGTACGCAGAGCTGGGCCTGATGGAGGATGCACGCAAGGTGTTCGATTGTATGCCGCTGAGAGATCTAGTGTCATGGAATGTGCTCCTGGACTGCGGTGTGAGGTCCGGCGAAGCAGGATCATGTATGAAGGAGTTTCTTAGCATGACCGGCTGCGGGGTTCGGCCTGATGAGTTCACCTTTGCCACTGTCTTGAATGGTTTGGCTGAGCGGTCTGCAGGTCTAGAGGCAATGCAGGTACACTCAGTTATTCTAAAATCTGGATATCTTAGGGATCTTTTCCTATGCAATTGTTTGCTGGACGTGTACGGGAGATGCGGTTACGTTGACTTGGCCAAGAAGCTGTTTGATGCTATGCTTGAGAAGGATGTTGTGTCGTGGACCGCTGTGATTTCAGGGCTTGCAGCCTGCGGTTACCAGGCTGATGCCTTCGACATATTTTGCCAGATGCTGAAAGCTGCAATGCTGCCCAATTCATTCACATTTGGGAGCATAGTAAGCTCATGTGCATATGTGAATGACCTTGGCAGTGGGAGGCAGTGTCATGCTCTTGCTGTCAAGCATGGGTTAGAACTTGTTCCTATAGTTGCCAGCTGTTTTATCGATATGTACTCAAAGTGCGCCAAGATGGATGATGCAATAAGAATGTTTGAGATCATGCCACAGAGAGACATTGTATCTTGGAATGCAATGATATGTGGATTAGCTCAGAATGGTCAATCAGCGAGATCTCTTGAGCTGTATGATGAAATGATGCGACTTCATTGTGAATCGGTCACCCCAAACTCGGTAACTTTTGTGGGTGTCCTGAGCGCATGCAGCCATGCTGGTGATGTCCAAAAAGGTTGCAGCTACTTTACTCAAATGGTTAATGACTTCCACATCGAACCAATTTCAGAGCACTACACTTGCCTTATCGATCTCTTTGCGCGAGCTGGATGGTTAGATGAAGCAGAAGAGACCATTTCAAACTTACCTTTCAAACATGATGCTGTTATCCTgggcaccatgcttaacggctgcAGAAAATATGGTAACCTTGACATGGCTAAGCGCTTTGCTAAGAGGCTTCTAGTGAATAATCCAGATAATGCATCGGCCATTTTTCTACTCTCAAATATGTACATTGCAAATGAAGAATGGAGTAATGCCTCGGAGCTGAGGGATGCTGCGATTTCAAGTGGAACTCATAAAGTCATGGGGAATAGCTGGATTGATGTTGGTGGTCATGTACAATGTTTCAGAGCGGGTTCTAGTCCAGATGCATAA